A window of candidate division KSB1 bacterium genomic DNA:
ATGTGCCGGGGGTCACCAACTTCGTGGGCACGAAGGACCGCCCGGTTCCGCTTCAGCCCCACGAGGTGGAGCGGATTCTGGGGCGCGTGGACCGCACCCGGGAGCGCGGGGCCATGGCTGTCCCCTTCCGCATCGGGGACCTCGTTCGCGTGGTCGACGGGCCCTTCACGGACTTTACCGGGTACGTGGAGGAGATCAACGAGGAAAAGAACAAAGTCAAGGTGATGGTCAGCATTTTCGGGCGCGCTACCCCCGTGGAGCTGGATTTCCTGCAGGTGGAATTGGAAAAGTAAGGGAGACGCATGGCCAAGAAGGTCGTTGCCACCATCAAGCTGCAGATCCCCGGAGGACAGGCAACTCCGGCGCCGCCCGTGGGCCCTGCCCTGGGCCAGCACGGGGTGAACATCATGGAGTTCTGCAAGGCGTTTAACGCTCGCACCCAGGACAAGGTAGGGTTGATCATTCCCGTCGTGATTACCGTCTATGCCGACCGCTCCTTCACCTTCGTCACCAAGACCCCACCGGCCTCCGTGCTCCTGAAGAAGGCGGCGGGGATCGAAAAGGGGAGCGGCGAACCCAATCGGGTCAAGGTCGGCAAAGTGACGCGGGAACAAGTGCGCCAGATCGCCGAGGCGAAAATGGCCGACCTCAACGCCAAGGACCTGGAGGCGGCGATTCGGATGATCGAAGGCACAGCCCGAAGCATGGGGATCGTGATTGAAGGCTGAGCGCTGGGCCGCACAGGTCAGCAGCTTGGGTTTTCAGACAGGTGAGCGAGCATGAAACGGAGCAAGCGGTATCTGGCCGTTCGGGAAAAGGTGGAGCGCGGGCAGGAATACCCCCTGACCGAGGCCCTGCGCCTTGTGAAAGAGACGGCCACGGCGAAATTCGATGAGACGGTCGAAGTACACGTCCGATTAGGGGTCGATCCGCGCCACGCGGAGCAGCAAGTGCGAGGAACGGTGACCCTCCCGCACGGCACGGGCAAACCCGTGCGCGTCCTCGTCCTCACCAAAGGCCCCCAGGAAAAGGAAGCTCGCGAGGCGGGCGCGGACTACGTAGGCTTTGAGGAGTACATCGACAAAATCCAGGAGGGGTGGCTCGACTTTGACGTGGTCATTGCTACCCCCGACGTGATGCCCCAGGTCGGAAAGCTGGGGCGAATCCTCGGCCCGCGGGGACTGATGCCGAACCCGAAAAGCGGCACGGTTACGATGAACGTCAAGGAGGCGGTGCGCGAGGTGAAAGCGGGACGCATCGACTTCCGGGTGGATCGCTACGGCATCCTCCACGTCCCCATCGGCAAGGTCTCCTTCGATGTGGACAAGCTGGCCGACAACGCCAAAGCGTTCCTGGAAGCTGTGCTCCGTCTCCGGCCGCCGGCTGTGAAGGGACAATACGTGCGCAGCATTACCGTCTCCAGCACAATGGGTCCGGGGATTCGCGTGGACCGGAACCAGGTGCTCACAGAGTTGCGCTGATCGCTCGGGATCACTTTCGGAGGCAAGCGAGGACAGGCTGCGATGCCAACACCCAAGAAAGTCGAAGAAGTGGAATTCCTGACGGAGAATATCCGCCAGGCCAAAGGCATCTACCTTACGGACTTTACCGGCATGACGGTGGAGGAGATGAACGAGCTCCGGGCGCGACTGCGCCAGGAGAAAATCCTCTACCGTGTGGTGAAGAACACCCTGACACGGATCGCCCTGGAACGGGCGGGCTTTCCCGGTCAACTGGACTCCTATCTTGAGGGGCCGACGGCTCTCGCCTTCGGGTTCGACGACCCGGTGACACCCGCACGCGTGTTGCGGGACTTTGCCCGGCAACGCCCCAAGTTGCGCTTCAAGGCCAGCCTTGTGGACGGTCGGGTGTTTGGAGCAGAGGAGACGGAGAAACTTGCGGACCTGCCTCCGCGCAACGAGCTCCTGGCTCGTCTATTGGGCCAGCTCAACGCGCCCATTACTGGGCTGGTCTGGACGCTTCACGGCAGTCTGGCCAAGCTCGTGTACGTGTTGCAGGCCATCAAGGAGAAGAAAGAACAGACTCAGGCATCGTGATAACACCGAGGGGGATCTGGTCGTTTGGGTGTCAGAGAATAGGGCGTGGTTAAGGGAAGAAACGGAGAGGCGACGGTCAAAATGAGTGCGAGAACCGAGAAGTTGGATAGCATCATCCAGGCCATCGAGGGCTTGACGGTCCTAGAGCTGGCGGAGTTGGTGAAGGCCCTGGAAGAGAAGTTTGGCGTGAGCGCACAAGCTCCCGTGGCGGCGGTCATGGCGGCGCCGGCAGCGGCTGCGCCGGCGGCAGCACCAGCCGAGGAGGAAAAGACGGAGTTCACCGTGGTCCTGACCAGCGCCGGCGCCAATAAGATCCCCGTGATCAAGGTGATCCGTCAGATCACCAACCTGGGACTGAAGGAAGCCAAGGACCTGGTGGACAACGCTCCGAGCACGGTGAAGGAAGGCGTCTCCAAGGAAGAAGCCGAGCAGATCAAGAAGCAGCTCGAAGAGGCGGGCGCCACGGTGGAGCTGAAGTAGCGTCCACGGTGTCGGGCAGTCCCACATTGACTTTGGGGAGTTGATCTCCTTATGCAGACGGTAACGCCGAGGAAATCCTTTGGCCGGCTGCGTCCGGCTATTGAGCTGCCGGACCTGTTGGAAGTGCAGCTCAAGTCGTTCGACGAGTTCTTGCAGCCCAACGTGCCCCCCGATCGCCGGGAGCCAAAGGGCCTGCAAGAGGTCTTCCTGAACACGTTCCCCATCACGGATAGCCGCGAGAACTTCATCCTCGAGTTCGTCGAGTACTACGTCGAGAAGCCCAAGTACGACATCGACGAGTGCCGCGAACGAGGGATGACCTACGCGGCTACCCTGAAGGCCAAGTTACGCCTGACCATCAAGGATGAGTACGGCGGCCACGCCGATACCATCGAGCAGGTGGTCTATCTGGGGAACATCCCCTACATGACCAGTCGCGGCACCTTTATCATCAACGGCGCCGAGCGCATCGTGGTAAGCCAGCTGCACCGCTCCCCGGGGGTGTTCTTCGACGAGCTGCCCCACGCGAGCGGACTGAAGCTGTGTTCCGGGCGCATCATCCCCCTGCGGGGCTCGTGGCTCGAGTTCGTCACGGACATCAACGACGTGATGTACGTGTACATCGACCGCAGGCGCAAATTCCCGGTCACCACGCTTCTGCGGGCGCTCGGCTACTCCACCGACGAGCAGATCCTGGAGTTGTTCGGCCTGGTGGAGAAGACCGCGGTAGAGCCGGGTAACGGCGGGGAACTGATTGGCCGGAAGGTGGCGGGGGACGTAATCGATGTGAGCACAGGGGAGCTCCTGGTCGAGTACGAGGAGGAGCTTTCGGAAAAAGACCTGGAGCGCCTTGCTGAGGCCGGGGTCAAAGAGGTCTCTCTGATCCGAAAGTTCGCCGCGGGTGAGCCCAACGTCATCGGCAATACCCTGCGGAAGGACCCCACCCACTCGCGGGAAGAAGCGCTGGAGTTCATCTACCGCCAGCTGCGCTCGGGTGATCCCCCCGATCTGGAGACGGCGCGCCAGCTGATCGACCGGCTCTTCTTCAGCCCCAAGCGCTACGACCTGGGGGTGGTAGGGCGGTACCGGATCAACCGGAAGCTGGGTCTGAATGTACCGCAGGACGTGACTGTCCTCACCCCGGACGACATCATCGGCGTAGTTCGCTACTTGATCGAGATGCGCAACGGTCTGCGCGGAGCCGACGACGTCGACCATCTGGGCAACCGCAGGGTGCGAACGGTGGGCGAGCAGCTGGCCGCCCAGATGAGCCTCGCTTTCACCCGTATGGCCCGCACCATCAAAGAGCGGATGAACCTGCGGGAGAGCGAGACCCTAACTCCCAGCGAGCTGGTGAACGCGCGGACCATCGTATCGGTCCTGAACACCTTCTTCGGCACCAGCCAGCTCAGCCAGTTCATGGACCAGACCAACCCCCTGGCGGAGCTCACCCATAAACGGCGTGTCTCCGCGCTGGGCCCGGGAGGTCTCACGCGCGAACGCGCCGGCTTCGAGGTCCGCGATGTGCACTACACCCACTACGGCCGCTTGTGCCCCATCGAGACGCCGGAAGGTCCCAACATCGGTCTCATCTCCTCGCTGACCACCTACGCCCGGATCAACGACTTCGGCTTCATCGAGACCCCCTATCGCAAGGTGGTGGACGGCCGGGTGACGGACGAGATCGTCTACCTCTCGGCCGATGAGGAAGAGGAGGCGATCATTGCTCAGGCCAATGCGCCGGTTGGTCCCGATGGGCGTCTGTTGGGTGAGCGCATTAAGGCGCGGACGCGGGGCGAGTTCCCCATCGTGCGTCCGGAAGAGGTGAACTACATCGATGTGTCGCCGAACCAGATGGTTTCGGCCGCCGCTGCCCTGATCCCCTTCCTGGAGCACGACGACGCCAACCGCGCCCTCATGGGTTCCAACATGCAGCGGCAGGCGGTGCCTCTGTTGCGTCCCGAGGCACCCCTGGTGGGGACGGGCTTGGAGGCCAAAGTGGCCCGCGACGCGCGCGCGGTGGTGGTATCGGACGTGGACGGCGTGGTGGAGGAGGTGGACGCGGAGCACATTACCATCCGCGTGGAGCACGACGAGAAGGACGAAGCCGCCCGGCTCGAACGCCTCCTGGACTTCGACCAGAAGGACCGGGTCACCTATCGCCTGACGAAGTGGCAGCGCACCAACCAGGACACGTGCATCAACCAGCGGCCGATCGTGCGCGAAGGAGAGCGGGTCCGCAAAGGGCAGGTCATCGCCGACGGCTTCGCCACCGATCATGGGGAGCTGGCCCTCGGCCGCAACGTGCTTGTGGCCTTCATGCCCTGGCGCGGT
This region includes:
- the rplK gene encoding 50S ribosomal protein L11 yields the protein MAKKVVATIKLQIPGGQATPAPPVGPALGQHGVNIMEFCKAFNARTQDKVGLIIPVVITVYADRSFTFVTKTPPASVLLKKAAGIEKGSGEPNRVKVGKVTREQVRQIAEAKMADLNAKDLEAAIRMIEGTARSMGIVIEG
- the rplA gene encoding 50S ribosomal protein L1; the protein is MKRSKRYLAVREKVERGQEYPLTEALRLVKETATAKFDETVEVHVRLGVDPRHAEQQVRGTVTLPHGTGKPVRVLVLTKGPQEKEAREAGADYVGFEEYIDKIQEGWLDFDVVIATPDVMPQVGKLGRILGPRGLMPNPKSGTVTMNVKEAVREVKAGRIDFRVDRYGILHVPIGKVSFDVDKLADNAKAFLEAVLRLRPPAVKGQYVRSITVSSTMGPGIRVDRNQVLTELR
- the rplL gene encoding 50S ribosomal protein L7/L12, which produces MSARTEKLDSIIQAIEGLTVLELAELVKALEEKFGVSAQAPVAAVMAAPAAAAPAAAPAEEEKTEFTVVLTSAGANKIPVIKVIRQITNLGLKEAKDLVDNAPSTVKEGVSKEEAEQIKKQLEEAGATVELK
- the rpoB gene encoding DNA-directed RNA polymerase subunit beta, with the protein product MQTVTPRKSFGRLRPAIELPDLLEVQLKSFDEFLQPNVPPDRREPKGLQEVFLNTFPITDSRENFILEFVEYYVEKPKYDIDECRERGMTYAATLKAKLRLTIKDEYGGHADTIEQVVYLGNIPYMTSRGTFIINGAERIVVSQLHRSPGVFFDELPHASGLKLCSGRIIPLRGSWLEFVTDINDVMYVYIDRRRKFPVTTLLRALGYSTDEQILELFGLVEKTAVEPGNGGELIGRKVAGDVIDVSTGELLVEYEEELSEKDLERLAEAGVKEVSLIRKFAAGEPNVIGNTLRKDPTHSREEALEFIYRQLRSGDPPDLETARQLIDRLFFSPKRYDLGVVGRYRINRKLGLNVPQDVTVLTPDDIIGVVRYLIEMRNGLRGADDVDHLGNRRVRTVGEQLAAQMSLAFTRMARTIKERMNLRESETLTPSELVNARTIVSVLNTFFGTSQLSQFMDQTNPLAELTHKRRVSALGPGGLTRERAGFEVRDVHYTHYGRLCPIETPEGPNIGLISSLTTYARINDFGFIETPYRKVVDGRVTDEIVYLSADEEEEAIIAQANAPVGPDGRLLGERIKARTRGEFPIVRPEEVNYIDVSPNQMVSAAAALIPFLEHDDANRALMGSNMQRQAVPLLRPEAPLVGTGLEAKVARDARAVVVSDVDGVVEEVDAEHITIRVEHDEKDEAARLERLLDFDQKDRVTYRLTKWQRTNQDTCINQRPIVREGERVRKGQVIADGFATDHGELALGRNVLVAFMPWRGYNFEDAIVISERLVKEDIYTSVHIEEFECQVRDTKRGEEELTREIPNVSEEATKDLDENGVIRIGAEVKAGDILVGKVTPKGETDPTPEEKLLRAIFGEKAGDVKDASLRAPSGLKGVVIDTKLFSRKRKDAKTKKQDKQKFDEIEQWYQNELANAQALRLEKMTTVLEGKRSAGIRDGITGKTVIKAGTILRPEHIARIDFDTYDFSQDLVDDPEANELARKIQQRYLKKLESLKEEYDNRRLRVTIGDELPPGIVQMAKVYVAKRRKIMVGDKMAGRHGNKGVVSVIVPEEDMPFLEDGTPVDIVLNPLGVPSRMNVGQILETILGRAAKVLGIRYASPVFDGATEEDIREELKKAGLPLDGKSILYDGRTGEPFDMPVTVGYIYMMKLSHLVEDKIHARSIGPYSLITQQPLGGKAQFGGQRFGEMEVWALEAYGAAHTLQEILTVKSDDVRGRARVYEAIVKGENLPEPGLPESFNVLVKELQGLALDVELVDQSLGRKKAKD
- the nusG gene encoding transcription termination/antitermination protein NusG — protein: MKAAEATATEGRGEESPAFEKKWYAVHVLSGHEQKVKAYLENEIRNQGLGDRFGEILVPAEQITEMREGKKRTRTRIFFPGYILVEMHLDKETQHLVLNVPGVTNFVGTKDRPVPLQPHEVERILGRVDRTRERGAMAVPFRIGDLVRVVDGPFTDFTGYVEEINEEKNKVKVMVSIFGRATPVELDFLQVELEK
- the rplJ gene encoding 50S ribosomal protein L10, whose amino-acid sequence is MPTPKKVEEVEFLTENIRQAKGIYLTDFTGMTVEEMNELRARLRQEKILYRVVKNTLTRIALERAGFPGQLDSYLEGPTALAFGFDDPVTPARVLRDFARQRPKLRFKASLVDGRVFGAEETEKLADLPPRNELLARLLGQLNAPITGLVWTLHGSLAKLVYVLQAIKEKKEQTQAS